The genome window CCTGTGGACATGGCCGTTCTCCTGAAAATAGGAAGTAGAGAGTAGAAAGTAGAGAGTAGAAAGTAAAGAAAACATCACTCTTCACGCCTATCTCCTTACCTCCCACCTTCTATCTCCTACCACTATTTTCATCCTCCTTGTGCCCACTCCCTGTGGGCATGGGCGTTTCTCCCTGAACCTGCCAACCATTGCCTGTTGTTTCATTTCAGATGGCTAAATAGTTACGGTAATTTAACCACATCATTTATGCCAATGAATTTTAAGGTCATCGGGGTAATTATTAGTGCCTTTGAGATTTCAGGTTCGACTGCGACTACCTTAATTTTCCCTATTGACTCAGGTTTTTTTATCCGCTGAGTAAATGGGTCTAATTCACCTTCTCTTTTCCAGACCTCAAGTATCTGGTCAGGTTTTAACCCGTGTATTTTACCAAGATTGATAATCACTTTATCATCAGCAAGCCTCATTATCACTCCTTGAGTAGGGATAGTATTTATAACCTTTTCAGCTAAAAATGTCAATGCCTTAATTAATTTATCCTTTCCTCTCACCGGGAGTTGAGTTTTTAATATCTTTTTCACGGTTTTAAGGTCAATCAATTCAGCATTAATATCAATCCTTTGTTCAGTTTCATTTATTTTTAGTGCCAGGGCAAATTCAGCCTTTAACTTTCGCCCCACATCTATAATCTCCTTTTCATCATTAAGAATAAGTCCTCCTTCTGTTAAGGTTATATGTGGAAATTGGTTCAGGATACTGCGTAAGATTTTAAGTGTAATTTCTTCCATCTCGAAGTGAATTGGATTTGATGGATAGGCACAAACAACTAAGTCTATTTCTGATACAGGAATCTGGTCTATTTTTTCCTTTTTAACTAATGAGGTTTCATCCTCAAAGTATAGTCTTTCAAGCCTATCTTTTGCCTCTAAGTTAGTTGGGGTTAATTCAACCACTTTTATTAATTCGTCAATGGCTAATTGTTTCCTGCCAATAAGTTCATAGAGTTTAGCCAGAGCGAGGCGGGTGTTCGGATTCTGAGGGTCAAGGAGGATAGATTTTTTAAATTCAAAAGTGGCTAAAGTCAAGAATCCTTCCTGGAGATAATTTTCCGCACTAATGAGATGCTTTTCACTATCTTTTTTGCGTAAAGGTGAATCTACCGGTAGCCGATTAAATTCTAAAATAATCTGCTCTTCTCTAAATAATGCAACCTCATCGTTTGTGTCAAGAGATAGTGTTGTTTCAAATTCATTCAAGGCATCATCAAACATCCCTGATTTCTCATAGATAACTCCTAATGTATAATGAGCAAGGGAATTAGCGGGTGTGAGTTCGATCAACTTTTTAAATATCGGTAGGGCATTTTTATATTCACCAATTGTTAGATACAACAATCCATATTTAGTCAGGGCAACAGGATTCGTCGGATTTAGCTCTACTGCCTTTTTATATT of bacterium contains these proteins:
- a CDS encoding tetratricopeptide repeat protein; the encoded protein is MGIIVGSVQPSAALDAQDHYIRGNEYLYNHQYSEAILEYKSALKLNPYYKSAYLNLGKAYQAKRLFKDATASYKKAISLDENYVEAYINLARCYELQNLLSRAKINLEKAIRLDPVNPEAHFYLANVLYKNNKIKNSIEEYLQTTKIDPTYFQAYLKLGSIYLKDFEDDKNAIYYFNLAKKTNPRNETSYLKLGELYFQKGLFNKAISEYKKAVELNPTNPVALTKYGLLYLTIGEYKNALPIFKKLIELTPANSLAHYTLGVIYEKSGMFDDALNEFETTLSLDTNDEVALFREEQIILEFNRLPVDSPLRKKDSEKHLISAENYLQEGFLTLATFEFKKSILLDPQNPNTRLALAKLYELIGRKQLAIDELIKVVELTPTNLEAKDRLERLYFEDETSLVKKEKIDQIPVSEIDLVVCAYPSNPIHFEMEEITLKILRSILNQFPHITLTEGGLILNDEKEIIDVGRKLKAEFALALKINETEQRIDINAELIDLKTVKKILKTQLPVRGKDKLIKALTFLAEKVINTIPTQGVIMRLADDKVIINLGKIHGLKPDQILEVWKREGELDPFTQRIKKPESIGKIKVVAVEPEISKALIITPMTLKFIGINDVVKLP